TGGCGTAGCCGGCCGTGACCGCGAGGGCGACCACGATGGCGACCACCACCGCGGTCACGATGGCCGTGTTGAGCACGAAACCGAGCAGACCGTTGTCGATGGCCCGGGCGTAGTTGTCCAGGGTCGGATCGGTCGGGATGCTCAGCGGCCCTGCGGACCGGTATTCCGAGGTCTGCTGGAACGTGGCCGCCAGCAGGGCGTACAGCGGCACGCCCACCACCAGCAGCCAGGCGAACGCGCCCAGCCCGGCGACCGGGTTGGGGCGCTGGCGCCAGCTGCGCAGGCGCCTGCGGCGGCCCGGTGCGCCCGGGCCGGAGCCCGTGCTCGGTGTCTTCTGGCCGGCGGGTGCCGGAGAGGTCGCGGTCACATCCCCTCCCGGGTACTGCGCATCGAGCCGAATCCGGTGAAGCGCACCATCAGCAGCGAGGCGAGGGTGGCCACGGCGACGAGCACGCACGCGACGGCGCTCGCGTAGCCGTACTGGTAGTTCTCGAATCCGGCTTCATACATCAGGAACGGCACGATCGTCGTGGCGTGGCCGGGGCCGCCGCCGGTGATGATCAGGACCGTGTCGAAGTAGGTCAGCGACCCCACGAGCATCAGCACCGACGACGTCGTGACCGTGTTGCGCAGCTGGGGCAGGGTGATGTGCCAGAACGAGCGGTAGCGGCCGGCGCCGTCGATCTCGGCGGCCTGGTACAGCGACTCGGGGATCTGGCGGGCTCCGCCCTGGTACAGCAGGGTGTGCAGCGGAATGAACTGCCAGCCGCTCACGAACAGGATCACGAGGAAGGCCCCGGACTCGCTGCTGAGGACGTCCAGACCGGGTATCCCGATCATGGGACCGATCTGGGCGAGTGGACCGAAGTTGGGGTCCAGCAGCGCCCGCCAGATGATGGCGATGGCGGCCGAGGACAGCAGCAGCGGCACGAAGAAGATCGCCGAGAGCACCGCCCGGTTGCGCTGGCGGCCTGCGGCCCACACACCCAGCAGCATCGCGACCGGCGTCTGCGTGGCCCAGCTGCCGAAGGTCAGCAGCAGGGTCAGCATGATCGCCTGGTGCATCACGGGATCGCCCGCGAGGCGGGCCCAGTTCTCGAACCCGATGAACTCGGGCGATCCCAGGCCGCCCCAGCTGGTCAGCGACAGGTAGACGACCAGCACCATGGGCAGCACGGCGAACAGCGAGAAGAACAGCAGCGCGGGAAGCCCCCACCAGGCGCTGGGGCGCCCGGCCTTCGGCGCGCCCGGGCGCGCGCCGCCGGCGGCGGCGCGCGCCCGGGACCGAGTCGACGCGGGGCGTCCGTCCCGGTTCGGCGAAACGACACTCACTGCAGGGCCGCCACGTTGTCGACGAACTCCTCGGGGGTGACCTGCTTGTTGAAGAGCCTCTCGATCTCGGTCACCATCGGCTCGGCCACCGACCGGTCCAGCGCCTGGTCCCAGGAGAGCTGGAAGGTGGGCGCGTCGCGGACCATCCGGTACTGGAAGGTGGCGAAGTCGGGGTTGGGCGAGTGCTCCTCGATCATCTCCTCGGAGTTGTCGGTGGTGGGAACCTCGCCGTTTTCGACCATGTCCTGGACGTACTCGTCGGTGTAGGTCTGCTTGAGGAAGTCGACCTCGGCTTCGCTGTCGCCGTCGTCGGTGACGGAGAAGAAGTTGGTCGGGTTGCCCACGACGGCCTGGGGGGCGCCGTCGCCGTCGGGCATGGCGGGGAAGGCGGCGTAGCCCAGGTCCTCCTTGGCGAACTCCTCGGCGTCGGCCAGCTGGGTGGAGTACTCCCAGGAGCCCATGAGGTGCATGGCGGCCTTGCCCTCGGACAGCAGGGCCGATGCCCCGCCTTCCTCATAGCTCACCGAGGCGTAGTTGTCGCCGAAGGCGCCGCGGTCGACCAGGTCCTGCACCGTCTCGGCGGCTTCGAGCACGGCCGGGTCGCGCCAGCCCTCCGAGTCGCCGTTCTGAATGCGCTGGAAGACCTCGTAGCCGCCCTGGCGGTCGACCAGGTACTGCATCCACATCTGCTCGGTCCAGGGGGTGGCTCCGCCGAGCGCGAAGGGCGTCACGCCCTCGTCCTTGAAGGTGTCGACGAGGTCGAGCAGGTCCTGCCACGTCTCGGGCGGCTCGGCGCCGGCGTCCTCGAACACCTGCTCGTTGAAGAAGAGCATGACCGGCTGGGTCCCGCGCAGCGGGATGCCGTACTGGGTGTCGTTGACCTTGCCCGCCTCGAGGATGGAGGGGATGAAGGCCTCTTCCATCTCGGGGTTCTCCTGGAGCGTGGCACCCAGGGGCAGGAGCATCTCCTGGTCGACGTAGGCCTCGATGCTGCCGCCGCCCCAG
The genomic region above belongs to Streptomonospora salina and contains:
- a CDS encoding carbohydrate ABC transporter permease, translating into MSVVSPNRDGRPASTRSRARAAAGGARPGAPKAGRPSAWWGLPALLFFSLFAVLPMVLVVYLSLTSWGGLGSPEFIGFENWARLAGDPVMHQAIMLTLLLTFGSWATQTPVAMLLGVWAAGRQRNRAVLSAIFFVPLLLSSAAIAIIWRALLDPNFGPLAQIGPMIGIPGLDVLSSESGAFLVILFVSGWQFIPLHTLLYQGGARQIPESLYQAAEIDGAGRYRSFWHITLPQLRNTVTTSSVLMLVGSLTYFDTVLIITGGGPGHATTIVPFLMYEAGFENYQYGYASAVACVLVAVATLASLLMVRFTGFGSMRSTREGM
- a CDS encoding ABC transporter substrate-binding protein; amino-acid sequence: MIPHRAGAAGAFALLLFATTACGGGSGDSGGSGGDGELNVMMYQDSLAVVQKNAAERFNENHEDVEAVVNEVPGDGYEDKLRTVMGSGQSPDMFFNWGGGSIEAYVDQEMLLPLGATLQENPEMEEAFIPSILEAGKVNDTQYGIPLRGTQPVMLFFNEQVFEDAGAEPPETWQDLLDLVDTFKDEGVTPFALGGATPWTEQMWMQYLVDRQGGYEVFQRIQNGDSEGWRDPAVLEAAETVQDLVDRGAFGDNYASVSYEEGGASALLSEGKAAMHLMGSWEYSTQLADAEEFAKEDLGYAAFPAMPDGDGAPQAVVGNPTNFFSVTDDGDSEAEVDFLKQTYTDEYVQDMVENGEVPTTDNSEEMIEEHSPNPDFATFQYRMVRDAPTFQLSWDQALDRSVAEPMVTEIERLFNKQVTPEEFVDNVAALQ